In Pseudorasbora parva isolate DD20220531a chromosome 9, ASM2467924v1, whole genome shotgun sequence, the sequence ATTTTATAGCAGGGACAATAAACTAATAAGAAAAGCAACTTGAGGCAGGAAGAGCCAGGTTTTGTCATTGAATGCTATCTCGTTTCTAAGTCTATTATAAACGAAAACTGTTAATATGACACTTTGAAAGACATTTCACATTGTTTGAACCAAAAGCAAGCATCTTCTTAAAAAGTTCTCGCAATGGGAATACATCGCTGAATGAACAAAGCTCTTACCATTCTTGGTGGATGAACTTAATACTTCCagtacacacacagggatggtAAAGGGGTTTGTCTTGAGTCCCCTCAGATCGACACACCCTACATATGTCAGCTACAAGAAAAAAAGTCGACAAAATAAGCATATTTTTAAgtagaaatataaataaattacacattaaATGAAAAGAGGATGAACGGGATGTGAACGTTGCAACAAACCCAAAATctacatgaggatgagtaatgaAAAAGACTAACAGAACTAAATAAGGTCAGTCAATGCATGGAAGATTATGATCAAGATTATCAGTCTATTTGCCCTCTTGTTATAACGACAGTAGAAACCTTAACTAGATAATAATGGATAACAAGAGAGACAACTATCACTCTTGCACacataaagtaaaaaaagaaaaagaaaaaagatttagTTCTCATTGCAGTGTTTCAAAGACGGTGTAAGTGAATTGACTGACCTACTAAGTTTACGTCATCATATTTCAGGTGGGTTTACACCTGGCCAAaatatcctaaataaacccttCGACGTGAGATACAGTTGTTATAATAACGGCGAAAACCATTGTAACCTTAATGTCATTTTAAACTTTCCATGGTATCCTGTAAAGCCAGAATCAAACTCATATTAAAGCCATTTCTTTATTTGGACGTGTTTGGAGGATGACAGCTGTACTAAAGACCAAGCTGGCAGGAGAGCATATACGTTAGCTCGTTAGCTTGCTAAGGCCACATCAACTGCATAGATATTAGCAAGATGCATATTTGGTTGAGCGCCCAGGCTAAATCATCACATAATGATAAACAATCTTCTGTCAAAACGCATTTAAAAGaccaacaacaaacaaacagacagcAGCCAGAGAGCCTCCGTGTCTAGACAGCTTACCTTCTTCGGCAGTGTCCATCTTGTACGGTGACGCACTGTCCTCTTTACAGTCAACACATAACACACACCACGGAGCAAAACACAATATCAGCTCACAATTACgctaaaataaaacatgacaaATCCGATCCAAGCATGAACGCCGCATAACCACAGACCGGACACCTTTTCTTCGTGTAGTGCACACAAACCGCGCTGATCAAGATACTTGTTGGTCGACTATATTACATCCGAATGTGTGCTGCTGCTAGTGCTACGGTTTCGATTTACGGCAGGGGGTTAGCGCATGCGCAGAGAACGCGACACTTTCTGGCGCTTTCCGGTGGTGACTGCGCTGGATTTGATCATTTTCATACAGACTACTGCTATTCATTTTGCATTTTATGTTACCATATTTTTAAGATAGCATccttaatcttttttttaaattatttttattattatgacaGGGCACAATGCGAGGCAAACATGCAATACTAGTAGAGGACGTCTTTGTGGTTTGCATGGGACTTTGTATCTTGTCTCACTTGGGCAtgtgtaaaacaaacaaacacaccttcAGAGATTTTTCATGAGTTTCTTTTTTGTAGTGAGTAAGtcatattttgtacatttagtCTCACAATGCAAACAAGTTTATTTGGTGGTGTGCAACAggattttacaatgtataaaatCCTTTTCTTTGTAACataataaaaatactttttactgAAACAAAGGGATATTTTATTATGAGCATAAGAACACCAAAATAGTACGCATTTTACAATGACAATACAGAGACAAAATGTCAACATTGTAAAGTAAGAAAGTAGTATTCATTTTCCTAGTTTCCATTGCTGCTGAAGACTTATGACATCTCTTGTCTTTTGTTGTCTTTATCATTTCTGATATGTGGTTTGAATGTCTTGGCATTATAAATCCACACAGTGTCAATTCCTTCTCCAGCGACATCATCAGGTGTCCAAGTGGGAAAAGGAAAGCGACAAGCTACTACTTTGGCTGAACTCTGGAGCTCTGTTTGGAGCTTGACTTCAAGCTGCTCCATctataaagaaagaaaaatgataAATAATGTTTGTCAGATCTTGGAATAGATGCATATAGATACActacacatatacatattaaatatatattaccaTTTGAGGAACCCCAAAGATGACCACATTGGAGTACTCTGAAAAACTGACCTATGAATGAAGGACAGTTCATTGTCACCgtgaaataaaaattaacagttcatatttttatggataaagcagcatttattataaatgatttatccgtGCACatcattatatttgtaaaagtcATGTGGTCTCGAAATCTAATCAAAATATCTGCCCCtccctagcctgacgtggtcatactcaattctagtcagaatatgagtctgaaactgccccattgggctgtgattatggggcgtgtttcaaccgaaccaggaaagacctcaattggacagacctacaaccaatcagagcaacgaagcgacgcattgtcaaatgtcaacagagctcaactgcactgtgttgccaagtccgcattttttttccacgggttgttttctatgtccgcgggttgaagagactattatgtgatatatagacccatgagtgcgaattttagcaggtaaccttgccaaaataacacacatttcactccccaaacaccattttttttccagagaaccccccgagaagctattgtttagggctagtagttggtggattttgttgtaaaaacttagCAACCCTGTTTctatcatcatttttgagagaaattgtgaaggtgaatgcattcaaacaagctctccgtttaagatttgaacaaatataatccaagcccctttgatgcatgattacattactgcttatcatctgtccgtcatcgtctaaactaaagcccgccctgatgatttctttggtccaaacagtttctgttcgcagataatcactcctctatggattgaggccagaccgaactgcccgacctaaaaatgttgtgggcggggctaagttcggctggcatccagtcTAGCCCCTCCCttttgcaacaacaacttttttcTGATGACGTGTTTACTGGCACAAGGGCGAGACAAGGGCACTGTCGCTCACATGAGATCAAAACCACAACGATGGACAAAATCATGTCCCTTTTTTTGTTCAAGAAGTTTTTTCACTCATATATAAGCCGCAGGGCAGAAAACACTAATCACAACTTCCGTTTCACAACAACTTTAAAGGCAAATTACAAATGGCACTATTTGTTAGGGCATTCCAAATGAATCCCTTCACAAAGGACCCTTTTACAAGTCCTTAAGCAAAAGGAACATGCGATGATCACTTAAAGGACGTTTTTTTTCCCCCGTTTATGGTCATGTGGCAAATCCTCATaattcatttaaagggttaggttacccaaaattgaaaattctgtcatgattTTCTCACCCTTGCATCCTTCCAAACCTTTAAGACTTGCATTCATCTCCGgatcacaaatgaagatctttttaataAAATCTAAGCTAGTTTTGGTACTCTTCATTGACAGCTACGCTACTACCAATTTAAAGAGATCATAGAAACTAATAGTTTAATCcagattttctgaagagactcgacTGCTTTATATGATTAACAGACTTAATTTAGTCTTTTactcacatataaacattaatCAGTGAATGAAACAGAATGTTTATGATACAGAAATGcgatggaagtcaatggttgcCGAGATCTGTTTGGTTACAaaaattcttccaaatatcaGTATAGATATTCAGCAgatgaaagaaattcatacaggtttggaacaactggAGGTTAAATAAATTAGTTCAATATGTTAGGTGTTGACTTGCAGCATCCAAACATGAGACTGCAGTTTTAAAGTTGAGATGGAACACAcaataggctatatataaaGCATATTTATGAAACttcatataaaatgtatatttataaaaaataaaaataaaaagtaaaatgtgtaccttaaaatgcaatgtaagtcgctttggataaaagcgtctgccaaatgcataaatgtaaatgtatttgcaaCAATTCTATTAACAGCAATAATAAGAAATTCCTGTTGTAAGAACAGCTAATAGGCCATTGGACACCGCACTGCAATGTCATAGTAATGTTCCAGGTGAAGATAATAAGGAAATTATCTTTCATTGCTCCCTAGGGCACAGGGACGCTCACACGACATTTATAACATGCACTATGACTTTTATAACACATACACTGTGATTTCATTCAAACTGATCTGTAGTTGCTTAAATAAACTGAATATAAATACAAAGGAAATCCACATTAAGATTATGATTGACCTGTTCTCACCTTCCAAAGGTCTGAAATATAAAAAGATGTGCTGTGATGAACTCCTTCCCTCCAGGCTTTGTAACGAGAGTACCAGACCAGCCATGGGTTCAGCTCAAAGCCAGCTGCCTTGAAGCCTCTTTTAGCTGCAGCGATAACCTACACCAAACCAGGAAATATTCTTAGGAGCAATTCTGGGATAATGGTTCAACTTTTAACTCTGATTAATGCCGCCTTCACTGCTATTGCAAATTACCTACTTCCCACTTCCGAAGCATTCAAATTTCTACTTCCTTAAACTAGTATTTACGATCATTCCGATAGCATGTAAAGGCAACATAACTAGCATCAATACTGTTATATAGTTAAATGgcaatattgatttatttactACGGTACTATGGAGccagaaatatgacaaaatgatctggattcaaattgtataaatctgaattattgacaagtgtaatttaacaaaattgaatatGTTGCATTGAGAATTGCATTTGAGATTTCTAATCTAAAATCTAGCCGATATCTCATTTTCCGTGCAttaatcaaaaataaacaaaaaagtataaaagggccGTTTGatcttctctttattccattacaaataggaaatgaaatgatcagatggtgcTCTGCTCGACTTTTCTGACATaatttactcttccctgatgatggcctctggcctactttctgtaagatctgaatttctgcaaTTTTcttgaattttagaatattgattTTGATGTTCTGAATTTATTCTTCATCtcaaatcttgaatctgtattttcaaaaactgaatatttccagtctattaattcagaataaaatatctgctgtttgaaaaaaCATGTCTTTACCatttcgacataaaaacatttcagatgtgttaaaTTTCAAAtcttctatattcaacatttaaaattctaattcagaactatgtaaaatgcaacataatattaaattttgttagattacacttgtcaataattcagatgtATACAATTCtaattcagatcattttgtcatatttctagctccatattACTGAATAATATTGTTTGTTACGTCAGGAAACTCACTATCCGTCCATCTCCACTGCCGATATCCACCAGGGACCCTGATCTACTTTTCAAAACCTTTAAAACGTTTTCAATTTGTGTCCTTGTTGCAGGTACGAATGGCAGACAAACTTTCCTCAATGCTGGTGCAACAAACGGTCCGGTCACTGCATACAGAGCGACCAATGACCCTCCGACGACACAAGTTGCAATAATACCGAGTCGTTTTTTAAAAGCACCAGCTGACCCCTGCTTATGAGCATGGGAAGTCTCTGAGCATGGATTTGATTCTGTGCCAAAGTCAGACATCCTGAAATGAATGAAGTGACCTCCTTAACGTTACTAAATGCCCAATGACAGCACGGACCTTCGACAGATGTGCAATTACAAGCGGTCATTcacaataaacaaaacatttcaatAAAATAACACCGTCATCCAGCCAACATACAGACTAATATATTGTCAACATATTCTATAGATATAGtataaaacaacaacagaacTTTTACATTATTCTACGAGACGAGCGACATGAGAATCTGTGCATCTATTTATTTGTCCGACGATAGACTCTGTGAAGCGTCATTAGTTCCCATCTCTGTCACTTCGTACAGATGGACATACAAATACTATTAAACCAATAAGAGAGTAAAAAAGACACTTGCAGTAACATCATAACTAAATTTGGCTGAAGATTTACAGCCAGTTCATTTACAGTTCATTTCTATGTGTATTTTTAAGAGTGGTGAAAGTTCCTCCCCTGCAATTACTTTTGTATACCTGTGGGAGGCACTATTATGCGGCTCATTACCCTTTACGGCATCTgctgcttttattttttaacctttaTGGCATTTGCAATAAAACAGCACTTTTAAATcgtatttaaatgttatgacgAGGATTGCacattttagaaatatttaCATGCGATGCTTGACCACACCAAAATGCTACCAATAGACGAGGAAAGAGGAAGGATGCAGACAGTGGAAAAAGAGCATTTTGTTCTACTTTTTATAACAATAATGCAATAAAATCAGACTGCATGACAACTGTGTGACTGCAAAACAAATTACTTATTTGTAATATTATCATAATGTGATATGAGAATGAAAATTGGAGTATAAAGGGTAGCAAGGATAAAAGAAACAGATATTCTCACACAGGCATAAAAACTatgaaaatacaaataaactaaatcaaaatgaaaaaaacaattaaatgaaacCACACAGTTTAAGAGAGAAGCCTGTTACAGATCACAAAAAACAATGGTAAATATAACCATAACAGTAATGACATATTTGCcatgttttaaataataaccACACCAAACACACGAGCATGAACTGAAAGTATTTGCATTACACATGCAATGATTCAGTGTtctaatataatttattgatacTAGGAGTAAAATGAAAGTGCACAATGGTCATCAAATAATATGGACTAGACAGCGAGCACAGTGTCATAGGCAAAACAGGAAAAGAAAACCGACAGTAATACAGTTTAATGGTTCACATATCCATTTAATGCATATACAGCCATGTTTGTTGATATTCCTGGATGAATGCAAAATGATGAAAATGGAGTGACTAGACAAGGAAATCCTGTCTGTcaacaaagaaaataaaacaaacaaaacccgAGACAAAAGACAATAAAGAAACAATTAAAGGTGCATTATGTAGGATTGACATACTTCGACATAGGATCGTTGTTTCCCCGCCCCCTCCTCCTCAGAATCAGCACTCACACGGGTTGCCAGATTGAAGTCACGCAACAGGAACGAGCACAAATGATAACAAAAGCCACACTGTAAGTTGATTTATCTGCGTTTTAATATGCTCTCGTTCATAGAGATTTTTTGATGGATGCTGAGGCTTTTTAGGTTGGATTGAATCTGCGACTTCTTAcctagtttaaagggttagttcactcaaaaaattaaaattcattcattgacaccaatgtcatttcctctctcatgacccataaaggcactaaagacgtcgttacaaagcccatctcactacagcggctctacaatcattttatgaagtgacgagaatagtttatgtgcataaaaaaactaaataacgacttatatagtgatgggctgatttcaataCAAAgctttgaacggttatgaatcagtgtattgattcatgattcggatcacgtgtcaaactgctgaaatcacgtgacactgctgatccgaatcatgaatcgatacgctgattcagagcgttcgaaactttgttcataaaatgattgtatagCCGCtgcagtgagatgggctttgtaacgacgtctttagtgcctttttgggtcttgagagaggaaatgacattggtgtcaatgaaggcctttctgagccatcggatttcaacacaaatatcttcatctgtgttccgaagatgaacggaggtct encodes:
- the atpsckmt gene encoding ATP synthase subunit C lysine N-methyltransferase, yielding MSDFGTESNPCSETSHAHKQGSAGAFKKRLGIIATCVVGGSLVALYAVTGPFVAPALRKVCLPFVPATRTQIENVLKVLKSRSGSLVDIGSGDGRIVIAAAKRGFKAAGFELNPWLVWYSRYKAWREGVHHSTSFYISDLWKVSFSEYSNVVIFGVPQMMEQLEVKLQTELQSSAKVVACRFPFPTWTPDDVAGEGIDTVWIYNAKTFKPHIRNDKDNKRQEMS